In Microbulbifer sp. THAF38, the sequence TGCACGCCTGACACTGTACGACCGTTTCCAGCGTTATGCGGGAGAACGCACGACGGCAGCAACCGAGGCTTATGTGGAGTTGGCGCGCCAGTTTGATCTGGACCCGGCGCAGATGGCTCTGGCCTTCGTCAATCAACAGCCGTTTGTGACCTCCAATATAATCGGCGCCACAACCATGGAGCAGCTGCGCAACAATATTGCCAGTGTCAATGTGAAACTTAATGAGGAATTGCTGGCCGCCATTGAGGCTATTCACAGCGAAAATCCAAACCCGGCTCCTTAGTATCAATAGGCCCTAAATATGGGGTTGGGGATATCTATAATTGGGGAGAAAATTGCGTAACCGGTAAGGGAAAAACGATAGGGGAGCTTTTATGGAGATGACCGGGCACCACACCCTCAACGATTTGTTCGCACAACTGGGGTTAGCCTCAGAGGATGCAGAAATACACGAGTTTCTGATTTCACACTACCTGCAGCGGCACGAGAAATTATCTGCGGCGCCTTTTTGGACCGAGGGGCAGCGCCAGTTTCTAGAGAATGCTATAGAAGAGGATTCTGACTGGTGCGTCGCAGTTGATGAGCTGGATTCCCTGCTGCGTCATTAATGCGCCCTGGCAATGGCCAGTTGCCCGCCCCTGCGCCGTATCCCATAGGTTATACTACGCCGAATTCAACCGATTAAGCCGGGGCTAAGGCCCCGGTTGCGTAGCGATCTCCGATGGAAAAACCCCGTTTTCGAGCGGCCCTGCTGCACCCCCGATACTGGCTGACCTGGTTATTATTTGGGCTCTGGTTCCTGGTGGCTCAATTGCCCTATCGCTGGCAGTTGGCAATGGGCCGCGGTTTTGGTCGTGCAATGCTCGGGCTGGCCAATAGCCGCCGTACCATTGCCGAGCGCAACCTGGCCCTCTGTTTCCCCGAGCTCAGTGATTCTGAGCGGGCGACATTGCTTCTCCGCAACTTTGAATCCAGTGGCATGGCTCTGATGGAAACCGGTATGGCCTGGTTTCGCTCCGCGCGCTGGTTGCGAAGTCACTGTAGTTTTGAGGGTCTTGATCAGTTACGGGATATCCAGTCCCAGGGGCAGGGCGTATTACTGATGGCCATGCACTTTACCACCCTGGAGATGGGGGCGGCGCTGATGGGAATGAGCATTACCCTGGATGGCATGTATCGCCCTCACAAAAATCCCGTCTACGACTATATGCAGCGCAAGGGGCGAGAGCGTCACACCCGCGGTGGAAGCGTCTATCAGCGCAAGGATGTACGTGGAGTATTGCGCGCCCTGCAACGCGGGCGAGCGGTCTGGTATGCTCCAGACCAGGATTATGGGATCAAGCAGGGAGTTTTTGCGCCCCTGTTCGGTGTTCCTGCGGCGACTGTGACAGGTACCTCGCGATTTGCCCGTGTGGGGCGCGCCAGGGTTGTGCCCTACATAGTTACACGGCTGGATGACAACTCCGGTTATCGCCTCAAAGTGTACGATCCCATTGATGAAATTCCTTCCGGGGATGAACTACAGGACGCTATTCTGGTCAACCGCTTCATCGAAGCGCGCATTCGCGAGGCTCCAGAGCAGTATATGTGGGTTCACCGACGCTTTAAGACCCGCCCAGAGGGCGCATCCAACGTCTATGAAGGGGTGCGCAAGAAGAAAAAGAAGCGCAGGAAAGTGGCGAGCTAGTCGCACTGGCATAGATTCTGCGCCCTAAGTAACATACTGGTTCGACTCTGGCGGTGCTATTCCAGGCCGAGCGCGATAATTAAGGAGTGAGGATGTTTACCGGCAGTATGGTGGCCTTGGCCACCCCAATGTATGCAGACGGAAGCCTGGATTGGGACAGTTTGCGCAACCTGGTTGAGTGGCATATTGAACAGGGCACACGCGCGCTGGTCGCTGTGGGGACCACTGGGGAGTCCGCAACCCTCGACGTTAACGAACATATCGAGGTTATCCGCCGGGTGGTGGATCAGGTCGCCGGGCGCATTCCGGTAATTGCGGGAACTGGCGCCAACTCCACCGCAGAGGCGATCGATTTAACTGAGAGCGCCGCCCGCTGTGGTGCCGATGCCTGTCTGCTGGTAACGCCCTACTACAACAAGCCGACCCAGGAAGGTTTGTATCAGCATTACCGCGCGATCGCCAAGGCTGTGCCGATTCCGCAGATTCTCTACAACGTGCCCGGTCGCACCGCAGTAGATATGTTACCGGAGACAGTTCAGCGCCTGTCCTCAATGGGTAATATTATCGGGATCAAGGAAGCCACTGGTGACCTGGAGCGCGCTAAAGTTTTATTGGATACCCTGCCGGAGGGGTTTGCTGTCTACTCTGGTGACGACAATACTGCCATGGAGCTTATGCTGCTGGGAGGCCAGGGCAATATCAGTGTTACTGCAAATGTGGCCCCTGCGGCGGTAGCCCAGATATGTGAGGCCGCGCTGGCTGGAGATGCTGTGACTGCGCGGGCAATTGACCAGCGTATCCAAATATTGCACAAAGTTTTGTTTTTGGAGTCCAACCCGATACCGGTGAAATGGGCTCTGCGGGAGATGGGGCGAATAGATGGCGGTATCCGCCTGCCGCTGACCAGCCTGTCGCCCGAGCATCATGCTACAGTGCGCGAGGCTCTGCGCAGTGCCGGCGTACTATAAACCTGCGAATCGTGAATTAACCAGGAAAGCTTTAATGAACAAATTGACCGTTGGAGTCGCGCTCTGTATTTCCAGTCTCAGCCTGGCGGGTTGTGGTGTGTTCGGCAACGATGGCTATTTCCGCGATCGCAGTAACGATTACCAACAGGCGGACAGTCTGGCGCCATTGCAGATCCCTGAGGGTATCAACGCCAAGCACCAGGAAGAACTCTACGAAATTCCACAGATCGCCAGTAACGGTTTGGAAGAAGGGGACTTTGAAGTACCGCGTCCCCAGGCTCTGTCAGTCAATGCAGGCTTGGAGCGGGTAAAGATTCAGAAGCTGGGCAGCAATCGCTGGGTGCTGGTCACCCAACCCCCGGAAGAGGTTTGGCCCCAGTTGCACTATTTCCTGCGCACTTCCGGGTTGACCGTGGAAATGTCTGATGCCAGCGCCGGTATTATGGAAACCGCTTGGATGACTTTCAATGAAAGCCCAGATACCAAGGACAAATACCGCCTGCAAATCGAGACCGGTGTTCAGCCGGACACCACTGAGATCCACGTGCGTCATTTATCCGTAGCGGTGGATGCTCCAGTCGGTGGTACGGTCAACTGGCCGCAACTCTCTAGCAGCCCGGAGCGCGAGGGTTGGATGATCGACGAGATGTCCACCGCCCTGGCCACAGAAGAATCCGGTGCCTCCGCCTCCCTGGTGGCCCAGGCCATCGGTGGCAGCTCTGTGAAAGTACAGTTGCGTGAGCCAGCTGGCCACGAACCCTATATTTCCATGGGGCTTGAGATGGATCGCGCCTGGGCCACTGTTGCCCACGCCGTAAATGCCGGTGCTTACCGTCTGCATAGAGAGGATTCCGATATCGGTCTCTTCTA encodes:
- the lpxL gene encoding LpxL/LpxP family Kdo(2)-lipid IV(A) lauroyl/palmitoleoyl acyltransferase, giving the protein MEKPRFRAALLHPRYWLTWLLFGLWFLVAQLPYRWQLAMGRGFGRAMLGLANSRRTIAERNLALCFPELSDSERATLLLRNFESSGMALMETGMAWFRSARWLRSHCSFEGLDQLRDIQSQGQGVLLMAMHFTTLEMGAALMGMSITLDGMYRPHKNPVYDYMQRKGRERHTRGGSVYQRKDVRGVLRALQRGRAVWYAPDQDYGIKQGVFAPLFGVPAATVTGTSRFARVGRARVVPYIVTRLDDNSGYRLKVYDPIDEIPSGDELQDAILVNRFIEARIREAPEQYMWVHRRFKTRPEGASNVYEGVRKKKKKRRKVAS
- the dapA gene encoding 4-hydroxy-tetrahydrodipicolinate synthase → MFTGSMVALATPMYADGSLDWDSLRNLVEWHIEQGTRALVAVGTTGESATLDVNEHIEVIRRVVDQVAGRIPVIAGTGANSTAEAIDLTESAARCGADACLLVTPYYNKPTQEGLYQHYRAIAKAVPIPQILYNVPGRTAVDMLPETVQRLSSMGNIIGIKEATGDLERAKVLLDTLPEGFAVYSGDDNTAMELMLLGGQGNISVTANVAPAAVAQICEAALAGDAVTARAIDQRIQILHKVLFLESNPIPVKWALREMGRIDGGIRLPLTSLSPEHHATVREALRSAGVL
- the bamC gene encoding outer membrane protein assembly factor BamC — protein: MNKLTVGVALCISSLSLAGCGVFGNDGYFRDRSNDYQQADSLAPLQIPEGINAKHQEELYEIPQIASNGLEEGDFEVPRPQALSVNAGLERVKIQKLGSNRWVLVTQPPEEVWPQLHYFLRTSGLTVEMSDASAGIMETAWMTFNESPDTKDKYRLQIETGVQPDTTEIHVRHLSVAVDAPVGGTVNWPQLSSSPEREGWMIDEMSTALATEESGASASLVAQAIGGSSVKVQLREPAGHEPYISMGLEMDRAWATVAHAVNAGAYRLHREDSDIGLFYVTYDEERELAESEEDDGGWFSWGKKSKQEDELAESADQVTLQQILAGIDTSKSSEPALFKEIKGLGVGSTPEDGYPGYLIVIRGGDDDEIEVRVRDTRGQPLSRNKASQLLLSIQQNLI
- a CDS encoding DUF2789 family protein, with the protein product MEMTGHHTLNDLFAQLGLASEDAEIHEFLISHYLQRHEKLSAAPFWTEGQRQFLENAIEEDSDWCVAVDELDSLLRH